Proteins from a genomic interval of Streptomyces sp. SID8374:
- a CDS encoding sucrase ferredoxin, which produces MTTTGRFFCADAARTRGDSFVGTAPHGTAWVLIEYRGGWPANGFDGLGLEPGTKALVFAAAQAVRARVLLIRRHGRQGPQGPPRWAVLHYDGTGAHRRHWGTWERDEDLAQIAPALSAPTFAAPAVDAPALDAPGEPGGRRPVVLVCAHGLHDACCAVRGRPVGRALSERWPELVWECTHVGGDRFAANVVVVPDGVYYGNLDAASSVAVVEEHLKGRIHAEHLRGYTDLFPPQQAAVAAVLDRFGPAGRHDYAVARTFRDDDGWQIRVTGRPPGPAAVDVVVRARRTPQNQLTCRGPATSSAVVYDAVSVRPV; this is translated from the coding sequence GTGACCACGACAGGACGGTTCTTCTGCGCGGACGCCGCCCGGACGCGCGGCGACTCGTTCGTGGGCACGGCACCGCACGGCACCGCCTGGGTCCTCATCGAGTACCGGGGCGGCTGGCCGGCCAACGGCTTCGACGGCCTCGGCCTGGAGCCCGGGACCAAGGCGCTCGTGTTCGCCGCCGCCCAGGCGGTGCGGGCCCGCGTACTGCTGATCCGGCGCCATGGCCGCCAAGGCCCCCAGGGCCCACCGCGCTGGGCCGTACTGCACTACGACGGCACCGGCGCCCACCGCCGGCACTGGGGCACGTGGGAACGCGACGAGGACCTGGCGCAGATCGCCCCGGCCCTCAGCGCCCCCACCTTCGCCGCTCCCGCCGTCGACGCCCCCGCCCTCGACGCCCCCGGGGAGCCCGGCGGTCGTCGGCCCGTCGTCCTCGTCTGCGCCCACGGCCTCCACGACGCCTGCTGTGCCGTACGCGGACGGCCCGTGGGGCGCGCCCTGAGCGAGCGCTGGCCGGAGCTGGTGTGGGAGTGCACGCATGTGGGCGGTGACAGGTTCGCCGCCAACGTCGTCGTCGTGCCCGACGGCGTCTACTACGGGAACCTCGATGCCGCCTCGTCCGTAGCGGTGGTCGAGGAGCACCTGAAGGGCCGTATCCACGCCGAGCACCTACGCGGGTACACCGACCTGTTCCCGCCGCAGCAGGCCGCCGTCGCCGCCGTACTCGACCGCTTCGGTCCGGCGGGCCGGCACGACTACGCGGTCGCGCGTACGTTCCGCGACGACGACGGCTGGCAGATCCGGGTCACCGGCCGCCCGCCCGGCCCGGCCGCCGTCGACGTCGTGGTGCGCGCCCGGCGTACGCCGCAGAACCAGCTGACCTGCCGGGGTCCGGCGACGAGTTCGGCCGTGGTCTACGACGCCGTATCGGTCCGCCCGGTCTGA
- a CDS encoding DUF3291 domain-containing protein, whose translation MTSIETQTDGARHELAQVNIARLKFPLDSPELKDFVDGLDPVNAVADQAEGFVWRLRSDSGNATDVPVFGDEWLIVNMSVWRDADALTAFMYAGQHRELLKRRREWFEQVREAMTALWWVPEGVRPTVADAEERLLHLREHGPTDRAFTLRTRFPEPAGVR comes from the coding sequence ATGACCTCCATCGAGACGCAAACAGACGGCGCAAGACACGAGTTGGCGCAGGTGAACATCGCCCGGCTCAAATTCCCGCTGGATTCACCGGAGTTGAAGGACTTCGTCGACGGACTGGACCCGGTGAACGCGGTCGCCGACCAGGCCGAGGGGTTCGTGTGGCGGCTGCGCTCCGACTCCGGGAACGCCACGGACGTCCCGGTCTTCGGGGACGAGTGGCTGATCGTGAACATGTCGGTGTGGCGGGACGCCGACGCGCTCACGGCCTTCATGTACGCCGGGCAGCACCGGGAGCTGCTGAAGCGGCGCCGCGAGTGGTTCGAGCAGGTCCGGGAGGCGATGACCGCCCTGTGGTGGGTGCCCGAGGGGGTACGCCCGACGGTCGCGGACGCCGAGGAGCGCCTGCTGCACCTGCGCGAACACGGCCCGACGGACCGGGCGTTCACTCTGCGCACCCGCTTCCCGGAACCGGCCGGGGTGCGCTGA
- a CDS encoding TetR/AcrR family transcriptional regulator, translated as MTSTAAAPPPPRAYRRLSVEERRAQLLVAALGLFAHRAPDDVSLDEVAVAAGVSRPLVYRYFPGGRQQLYEAALGSAADELKLCFTEPPAGPPTERVARVLDRYLRFVDEHDTGFSALLRGGSVVETSRTTSIVDGVRRAAAEEILSHLGRIGGSGPRSAGPRLRMMVRSWIAAVEAASLIWLDEGKRPPAAELRGWLVDHLIALLAATAATDEETASVVRDLLALETSEGPAGRLAELVIPVVAEAAHLLPHAPAAD; from the coding sequence ATGACGTCCACCGCCGCAGCCCCGCCGCCGCCCCGCGCGTACCGCAGGCTCAGTGTCGAGGAGCGCCGCGCCCAGCTCCTGGTCGCGGCGCTCGGCCTCTTCGCCCACCGGGCCCCCGACGACGTCTCGCTGGACGAGGTGGCGGTGGCGGCCGGGGTCTCCCGGCCGCTGGTCTACCGCTACTTCCCGGGCGGGCGCCAGCAGTTGTACGAGGCCGCGCTCGGCTCGGCCGCCGACGAGCTGAAGCTCTGCTTCACCGAGCCGCCGGCGGGCCCGCCCACCGAGCGGGTCGCCCGCGTCCTGGACCGCTACCTCCGCTTCGTCGACGAGCACGACACCGGCTTCAGCGCCCTGCTGCGCGGCGGCAGCGTGGTGGAGACCTCCCGTACGACGAGCATCGTGGACGGCGTACGGCGGGCGGCGGCCGAGGAGATCCTCAGCCACCTCGGCAGGATCGGCGGCAGCGGCCCGCGCAGCGCCGGGCCGAGGCTGCGGATGATGGTCCGCAGCTGGATCGCGGCCGTCGAGGCGGCCTCCCTGATCTGGCTGGACGAGGGCAAGCGGCCCCCGGCCGCCGAGCTGCGCGGCTGGCTGGTCGACCACCTGATCGCCCTCCTGGCGGCGACGGCCGCCACCGACGAGGAGACCGCATCGGTGGTACGCGACCTGCTCGCCCTGGAGACCTCCGAGGGCCCGGCCGGACGGCTGGCGGAGCTGGTCATCCCGGTCGTCGCCGAGGCGGCGCACCTGCTGCCGCACGCCCCTGCGGCAGACTGA
- a CDS encoding SH3 domain-containing protein, with protein MSPLSRPSRFRRIGLCVAIGALAAVTAAAPALAADPHPVDHRDQAAATAPASDELSTSAPASDELSASALQREHEARQEAQAQNQANPQAPKRTYKGRVIAKPNLLLRDRPTRSSRVVGSVKYGTVVNIFCKTTGDNVDGNNRWYLLTDGTWAWGSARYIENIGAAPHFC; from the coding sequence ATGTCCCCCCTGTCCCGCCCCTCGCGGTTCCGCCGGATCGGTCTCTGCGTCGCCATCGGCGCCCTCGCGGCGGTCACGGCCGCCGCTCCCGCTCTGGCGGCGGACCCCCACCCCGTCGACCACCGGGACCAGGCCGCCGCCACGGCCCCGGCCTCCGACGAGCTCTCCACCTCGGCCCCGGCCTCCGACGAGCTCTCCGCCTCGGCTCTCCAGCGCGAGCACGAGGCCCGCCAGGAGGCGCAGGCGCAGAACCAGGCCAACCCCCAGGCCCCCAAGCGGACCTACAAGGGACGGGTCATCGCCAAGCCGAACCTGCTGCTCCGCGACCGGCCGACCCGCAGCAGCCGGGTCGTGGGCTCGGTGAAGTACGGCACCGTGGTGAACATCTTCTGCAAGACCACGGGCGACAACGTCGACGGCAACAACCGCTGGTACCTGCTGACCGACGGCACGTGGGCGTGGGGTTCGGCCCGCTACATCGAGAACATCGGCGCGGCGCCGCACTTCTGCTGA
- a CDS encoding amidase family protein, with protein MTSTPSAVARALERIARLDPALNAFTEVWPEEALAREQAALELPLRGLPFAVKGPSGIRSYAARRLIAAGGVPVGATSVPGPGTYWQTWGQGAHGRTVNPWRADRTPGGSSAGSAVAVAAGMVELATGSDGAGSVRIPAAWCGVFGLRTTNGLLPSPDRSGLASAGVLARSAAAAERYVRHVLPGYEEPAAPSLPLPLPAVYSEDLGFADVDPGVAAVVRGAVDRLVAAGTVRLLDAACVLLDPARAWQAVRGGAPGDPEAVAVRRANDERLDHLFAAAPLLLTPVTPNRPHGHEGPGDLYSTALTWAFNLSGHPAASLPAGFTGDGCPVGLHLVAARGADVSLLGMARAVENSLPTVRP; from the coding sequence ATGACGAGCACACCGTCCGCCGTGGCGCGGGCCCTGGAGCGGATCGCCCGGCTGGACCCGGCGCTCAACGCGTTCACCGAGGTCTGGCCCGAGGAGGCCCTCGCCCGCGAGCAGGCGGCACTCGAACTCCCCCTGCGCGGGCTGCCGTTCGCCGTGAAGGGCCCCTCCGGCATCCGCTCGTACGCGGCCCGCCGGCTGATCGCGGCGGGCGGGGTCCCGGTGGGCGCGACCTCCGTACCCGGTCCCGGCACCTACTGGCAGACCTGGGGGCAGGGCGCCCACGGCCGTACGGTCAACCCGTGGCGGGCGGACCGTACGCCCGGCGGTTCGTCGGCGGGCTCGGCGGTCGCGGTGGCGGCGGGGATGGTGGAGCTGGCGACGGGCAGCGACGGGGCCGGATCGGTCCGCATCCCGGCCGCGTGGTGCGGGGTGTTCGGGCTGAGAACGACGAACGGGCTGCTTCCGTCCCCGGACCGGTCGGGGCTCGCGTCGGCGGGGGTGCTGGCCCGGTCGGCGGCGGCTGCGGAACGGTACGTACGCCATGTGCTGCCCGGCTACGAGGAGCCCGCCGCCCCTTCCCTGCCCCTGCCCCTGCCCGCCGTGTACAGCGAGGACCTGGGGTTCGCGGACGTGGACCCGGGGGTGGCGGCCGTCGTCCGGGGCGCGGTGGACCGGCTGGTCGCGGCGGGGACCGTACGCCTGCTGGACGCCGCGTGCGTGCTCCTGGATCCGGCACGGGCCTGGCAGGCGGTACGGGGCGGGGCGCCCGGGGACCCGGAGGCGGTGGCGGTCCGGCGGGCGAACGACGAGCGGCTGGATCACCTCTTCGCCGCCGCGCCCCTGCTGCTGACCCCGGTCACCCCGAACCGGCCGCACGGGCACGAGGGTCCGGGCGACCTCTACTCCACCGCCCTGACCTGGGCGTTCAACTTGAGCGGGCACCCGGCGGCGAGCCTGCCCGCCGGATTCACCGGGGACGGCTGCCCGGTGGGGCTCCACCTGGTCGCGGCGCGCGGGGCGGACGTCTCGCTGCTCGGAATGGCCCGCGCGGTGGAGAACTCCCTGCCTACCGTGCGGCCATGA
- a CDS encoding cupin domain-containing protein: MSTSRTALQDVGAAPGAGVLETRLTGLGTEEFARDVWARKPLLTRGASDFSDLFSTAAVDELISRRGLRTPFLRVAKDGSTLPESGFTAPAGVGATIADQLDDTALWRAFADGATLVLQALQRTWEPVADLTSRLSAELGHPVQANAYVTPPQNRGFDAHYDVHDVFVLQIEGAKRWLVHEPVHPDPLRDQPWTDHRSAVAEAARGAAHLDTVLEPGDVLYLPRGWLHGAEALGGVSVHVTLGIHTWTRYALAEQLAQAALAALRDDPRMRSTLPLGVDGPDGELGIVREHLLAAIAQADSAPLFHRARRGQARPAPLGPLAQFAAVDGLGPDTPVRLRAALEARLEGSRLATRVGWLDFPDADLPSVSRLLDGGTRTAGELGVALVGRLLRAGVLVPAGE; this comes from the coding sequence TTGAGCACGTCCCGAACCGCGCTCCAGGACGTCGGCGCCGCACCGGGCGCCGGGGTCCTGGAGACACGTCTGACCGGGCTCGGCACGGAAGAGTTCGCCCGTGACGTCTGGGCCCGGAAGCCGCTGCTCACCCGTGGCGCGAGCGATTTCTCCGACCTGTTCTCCACGGCCGCCGTTGACGAGCTGATCTCGCGCCGCGGCCTGCGTACGCCCTTCCTCCGCGTCGCCAAGGACGGCTCCACCCTCCCCGAGTCGGGGTTCACCGCACCGGCCGGTGTCGGAGCCACCATCGCCGACCAACTCGACGACACCGCGCTGTGGCGTGCCTTCGCCGACGGCGCCACGCTCGTGCTCCAGGCGCTCCAGCGCACCTGGGAGCCGGTGGCGGACCTCACCTCCCGGCTGAGCGCGGAGCTGGGTCATCCGGTGCAGGCCAACGCCTATGTCACCCCGCCGCAGAACCGGGGGTTCGACGCCCACTACGACGTGCACGACGTGTTCGTCCTCCAGATCGAGGGGGCGAAGCGCTGGCTCGTCCACGAGCCCGTACACCCCGATCCGCTGCGCGACCAGCCCTGGACCGATCACCGGTCCGCCGTCGCCGAGGCCGCCCGGGGCGCGGCCCACCTCGACACCGTGCTGGAGCCCGGGGACGTCCTCTACCTGCCCCGGGGCTGGCTGCACGGAGCCGAGGCGCTGGGCGGGGTCTCCGTCCATGTGACGCTGGGGATCCACACCTGGACGCGGTACGCGCTGGCCGAACAGCTCGCACAGGCGGCCCTCGCCGCACTGCGCGACGACCCCCGGATGCGGAGCACCCTGCCCTTGGGGGTGGACGGACCGGACGGGGAGCTCGGCATCGTCCGCGAGCACCTCCTCGCCGCCATCGCCCAGGCCGACTCCGCCCCGCTCTTCCACCGGGCCCGGCGAGGACAGGCACGCCCCGCACCGCTGGGGCCGCTGGCCCAGTTCGCCGCCGTCGACGGCCTGGGTCCCGACACCCCCGTACGGCTCCGGGCGGCGCTGGAAGCACGGCTGGAGGGCTCGCGCCTGGCCACCCGCGTCGGCTGGCTGGACTTCCCCGATGCCGACCTGCCGTCCGTCTCCCGCCTGCTGGACGGCGGGACCCGCACCGCCGGTGAGCTGGGCGTCGCGCTCGTCGGGCGACTGCTGCGCGCGGGCGTGCTCGTGCCCGCCGGAGAGTGA
- a CDS encoding ferritin-like domain-containing protein has translation MSTHDLYTTPPPEPLWQVPATGAARFSWDYDDGRERLLALYQKGKDKQWDGNKRIDWSQEVDPTDPLGTPDEALTLYGTPHWAKMTEKDRGELRKHYTSWQFSQFLHGEQGAMVCAARIVESVPDLDAKFYSATQTMDEARHAEIYGRFLHEKIGMLYPVNDNLQGLLGDTLRDSRWDMPYLGMQVLIEGLALAAFGMIRDTTTKPLPKQILAYVMQDEARHVAFGRMALRDYYKQLSDAELREREEFVIDGCYLMRDRLSGVEVLENFGIGKQEAKELSEHSDFLRLFRKLLFSRIVPCVKDIGLWGPRLQKAYVDMGVLELGDSNLDLLMSQDEEIAEELDRERFAAEEEARVAEVAEAIGEGREAA, from the coding sequence GTGTCCACTCATGACCTCTACACCACCCCGCCGCCGGAACCGCTCTGGCAGGTCCCCGCCACCGGGGCCGCCCGGTTCAGCTGGGACTACGACGACGGCCGCGAACGCCTCCTCGCCCTCTACCAGAAGGGCAAGGACAAGCAGTGGGACGGCAACAAACGCATCGACTGGTCGCAGGAGGTCGACCCCACCGACCCGCTCGGCACCCCCGACGAGGCGCTCACGCTGTACGGCACCCCGCACTGGGCGAAGATGACGGAGAAGGACCGGGGCGAGCTGCGCAAGCACTACACCTCCTGGCAGTTCAGCCAGTTCCTCCACGGCGAGCAGGGCGCGATGGTCTGCGCGGCCAGGATCGTGGAGTCCGTGCCCGACCTGGACGCCAAGTTCTACTCCGCCACCCAGACCATGGACGAGGCCCGGCACGCGGAGATATACGGCCGCTTCCTCCACGAGAAGATCGGCATGCTCTACCCGGTCAACGACAACCTCCAGGGTCTGCTGGGCGACACCCTGCGCGACTCCCGCTGGGACATGCCGTACTTGGGGATGCAGGTCCTCATAGAAGGCCTGGCGCTCGCCGCCTTCGGGATGATCCGCGACACGACCACCAAGCCGCTGCCCAAGCAGATCCTCGCGTACGTCATGCAGGACGAGGCCCGGCACGTCGCCTTCGGGCGGATGGCGCTGCGCGACTACTACAAGCAGCTGAGCGACGCCGAACTCCGCGAGCGCGAGGAGTTCGTCATCGACGGCTGCTACCTGATGCGCGACCGGCTCAGCGGCGTCGAGGTGCTGGAGAACTTCGGCATCGGCAAGCAGGAGGCGAAGGAGCTCTCCGAACACTCCGACTTCCTCCGGCTCTTCCGCAAGCTCCTGTTCAGCCGGATCGTCCCGTGCGTCAAGGACATCGGCCTGTGGGGGCCCCGGCTCCAGAAGGCGTACGTCGACATGGGCGTCCTGGAACTCGGCGACTCCAACCTGGACCTGCTCATGTCCCAGGACGAGGAGATAGCCGAGGAGCTGGACCGCGAGCGCTTCGCCGCCGAGGAGGAGGCCCGGGTGGCGGAGGTCGCGGAGGCGATCGGGGAGGGGCGGGAGGCGGCTTGA
- a CDS encoding FtsW/RodA/SpoVE family cell cycle protein → MTATTADAPPPELRLPRRRGVELSLLIGAVLISVYGYAAVGLAHDGAVPPDVAGYGAGLGMLALLAHVAVRFRAPYADPLLLPIAVLLNGLGLVLIYRLDLETPRDQAAPTQLIWSTLGVALFTVVVVLLRDHRVLQRYAYLSVATALVLMIVPIFFPAVNGAKIWIRVGGLSFQPGEFAKILLAVFFAAYLAANRNALAYTGRTFWKLQLPTGRVLGPLVAIWLLSVGVLVLERDLGTSLLFFGLFVIMLYVATGRTGWIAVGLLLAAVGAFVVGSFEPHVHGRVQDWLDPFASIDAGRGPGQLAQSLFAFAAGGMLGTGLGAGHSILIGFAAKSDFILATAGEELGLSGLTAIFLLYALLVARGYRAGLALRDPFGRLLAIGLSSILALQVFVIAGGVMGLIPLTGMAMPFLAQGGSSVVTNWIIVALLIRLSDVSRRPEPEHVETGVIASAVGPGGRAGSVGSAGPAGSVGPMDHAGPAGSGGSAGLSGPVGDADPMKPADPPEEDR, encoded by the coding sequence ATGACCGCAACGACGGCGGACGCTCCCCCGCCCGAGCTCCGCCTGCCCAGACGGCGTGGGGTCGAGCTCTCGCTCCTCATCGGGGCCGTCCTCATCTCCGTCTACGGTTACGCGGCCGTCGGCCTCGCCCACGACGGGGCCGTGCCCCCTGATGTCGCCGGTTACGGCGCCGGGCTCGGCATGCTCGCCCTGCTGGCCCATGTCGCGGTCCGCTTCCGGGCCCCGTACGCCGATCCGCTGCTGCTGCCGATCGCCGTCCTGCTCAACGGGCTCGGCCTGGTGCTCATCTACCGTCTCGACCTGGAGACCCCGCGCGACCAGGCCGCCCCCACTCAGCTGATCTGGTCCACGCTCGGCGTCGCGCTCTTCACCGTCGTCGTGGTGCTGCTGCGCGACCACCGGGTGCTCCAGCGGTACGCGTACCTCTCGGTCGCCACCGCGCTCGTCCTGATGATCGTGCCGATCTTCTTCCCGGCGGTGAACGGGGCGAAGATCTGGATCCGGGTCGGCGGACTCTCGTTCCAGCCGGGCGAGTTCGCCAAGATCCTGCTCGCGGTCTTCTTCGCCGCCTATCTCGCCGCCAACCGCAACGCGCTCGCGTACACCGGCCGCACGTTCTGGAAGCTGCAACTGCCAACCGGCCGGGTGCTCGGCCCCCTCGTGGCGATCTGGCTGCTCAGCGTGGGTGTGCTGGTGCTGGAACGGGACCTCGGCACCTCGCTGCTCTTCTTCGGCCTCTTCGTCATCATGCTGTACGTGGCGACCGGCCGGACCGGCTGGATCGCGGTCGGGCTGCTGCTGGCCGCCGTCGGGGCGTTCGTCGTCGGATCGTTCGAGCCGCATGTGCACGGCCGGGTGCAGGACTGGCTGGACCCGTTCGCCTCGATCGACGCCGGGCGGGGCCCTGGCCAACTCGCCCAGTCGCTGTTCGCGTTCGCGGCGGGCGGCATGCTCGGTACGGGGCTCGGGGCGGGCCACTCCATCCTCATCGGCTTCGCCGCCAAGTCCGACTTCATCCTGGCGACGGCGGGCGAGGAGCTGGGGCTGAGCGGCCTGACCGCCATCTTCCTGCTGTACGCGCTCCTCGTGGCGCGCGGCTACCGGGCCGGGCTCGCCCTGCGCGACCCGTTCGGGCGGCTCCTGGCGATCGGCCTCTCCTCGATCCTGGCGCTCCAGGTGTTCGTGATCGCGGGCGGGGTGATGGGGCTGATCCCGCTGACCGGGATGGCGATGCCGTTCCTCGCGCAGGGCGGCTCGTCCGTCGTCACCAACTGGATCATCGTGGCGCTGCTGATCCGGCTCAGCGATGTCTCGCGCAGGCCGGAGCCGGAGCATGTGGAGACGGGGGTCATCGCCAGCGCGGTGGGGCCTGGGGGGCGTGCGGGGTCTGTGGGGTCGGCGGGGCCTGCGGGATCCGTGGGCCCCATGGACCATGCGGGACCCGCCGGCTCTGGGGGCTCGGCGGGGCTTTCGGGACCCGTGGGCGATGCGGATCCCATGAAGCCCGCGGACCCCCCGGAGGAGGACCGGTGA
- a CDS encoding diiron oxygenase, with translation MTPVTPVTTPATTPATDRGATVLRDALGPLRDREQIAARLLESSAKHSFDPDTELDWDAAVEEGKWFWPPELLSLYDTPMWHRMSEEQRLDLSRHEGAALASLGIWFEIILMQLLVRHVYDKPVTSNHVRYALTEIADECRHSMMFGRMIDWGGAPAYEVPRVYHNLARVLKTVSTTPGSFAATLLGEEILDWMQRLTFPDDRVQTLVRGVTRIHVIEEARHVRYAREELRRQMVTAPRWERELTKVSCGEAARVFSICFVNPQVYENAGLDRREAVAQVKASGHRAEVMQTGSRRLTDFFDDIGLLNGVSRRLWRSSGLLA, from the coding sequence ATGACGCCCGTGACGCCCGTGACGACGCCAGCGACAACGCCCGCGACCGATCGCGGCGCGACCGTGCTCCGCGACGCCCTCGGCCCGCTCCGCGACCGTGAGCAGATCGCCGCGCGCCTGCTCGAATCCTCGGCCAAGCACTCCTTCGACCCGGACACCGAACTCGACTGGGACGCGGCCGTCGAGGAGGGCAAGTGGTTCTGGCCGCCGGAGCTGCTCTCGCTCTACGACACCCCGATGTGGCACCGGATGTCCGAGGAGCAGCGGCTGGACCTCTCCCGGCACGAGGGTGCCGCGCTCGCCTCGCTCGGCATCTGGTTCGAGATCATCCTGATGCAGCTGCTGGTCCGGCACGTCTACGACAAGCCCGTCACCAGCAACCACGTCCGTTACGCCCTCACCGAGATAGCCGACGAGTGCCGCCACTCGATGATGTTCGGCCGCATGATCGACTGGGGCGGCGCCCCGGCGTACGAGGTGCCGCGCGTCTACCACAACCTGGCGCGGGTCCTGAAGACCGTCTCCACCACGCCCGGTTCGTTCGCCGCGACCCTGCTCGGCGAGGAGATCCTCGACTGGATGCAGCGGCTGACCTTCCCGGACGACCGGGTGCAGACCCTGGTGCGCGGCGTGACCCGTATCCATGTCATCGAGGAGGCCCGGCACGTCCGGTACGCCCGGGAGGAGCTGCGCCGCCAGATGGTGACCGCCCCGCGCTGGGAGCGCGAACTCACCAAGGTCAGCTGCGGCGAGGCGGCCCGGGTCTTCTCCATCTGCTTCGTGAACCCGCAGGTGTACGAGAACGCCGGCCTGGACCGCCGCGAGGCCGTCGCCCAGGTGAAGGCGAGCGGCCACCGCGCGGAGGTCATGCAGACCGGCTCCCGGCGGCTGACGGATTTCTTCGACGACATCGGGCTGCTGAACGGCGTCAGCCGCAGGCTGTGGCGGAGTTCAGGGCTGCTGGCCTGA
- a CDS encoding penicillin-binding transpeptidase domain-containing protein, whose protein sequence is MIRYIRRAAAFCLLLLVALLVNAARVQLFEAEELDANPANRRSTIARYDQPRGNILVGDRAVTGSKETGEQLSFERTYLHGPLYAPVTGYASQTYGTTLLENAEDGVLSGTDSLLAPLPFWNEFTRGRQPGGNVVTTVKESMQRAAYAGLSGRRGAVAALEPSTGKILALVSTPSYDPERLSGTGPAVTEAWTRLNAAKSLPMLNRAIRQTYPPGSTFKIVTAAAALDARVVKDPDAPTDTPSPYVLPNTRTVLPNEARGCEKASLADAIRASCNTVMAHLGVRVGLEGMVETAGHFGFNETGLRIPSGVARSNFDTDMSEDQLALSSIGQFNTTATPLQMAMVAAAVANGGDLRYPYLVDRVTAADGDTVQQQGPRSYQRAMSPSTAVQLQRMMVDVVENGTGSNAAIDGVTVGGKTGTAQHGVDNSGLPYAWFISWAQAPDSGRPAVAVAVVVEDAAADRADISGGGSAAPIARAVMEAALEG, encoded by the coding sequence GTGATCCGCTACATCCGGCGGGCCGCCGCCTTCTGTCTGCTGCTGCTCGTGGCGCTGCTCGTCAACGCGGCCCGCGTCCAGCTCTTCGAGGCCGAGGAGCTGGACGCCAACCCGGCCAACCGCCGTTCCACCATCGCCCGTTACGACCAGCCGCGCGGCAACATCCTGGTCGGCGACCGGGCCGTGACCGGCAGCAAGGAGACCGGCGAGCAGCTCAGCTTCGAACGCACCTATCTGCACGGCCCCCTGTACGCGCCGGTGACCGGGTACGCCTCGCAGACGTACGGCACCACCCTCCTGGAGAACGCCGAGGACGGCGTCCTGTCGGGAACGGACTCACTGCTGGCCCCCCTCCCCTTCTGGAACGAGTTCACCCGGGGCCGGCAGCCCGGCGGCAACGTCGTCACGACGGTCAAGGAGTCGATGCAGCGCGCCGCGTACGCCGGGCTGAGCGGGCGGCGGGGCGCGGTCGCCGCTCTGGAGCCGTCGACGGGCAAGATCCTGGCGCTGGTCTCGACCCCCTCGTACGACCCCGAACGGCTCTCCGGCACCGGTCCGGCGGTCACCGAGGCGTGGACCCGGCTGAACGCGGCCAAGAGCCTGCCGATGCTCAACCGGGCCATTCGGCAGACCTATCCGCCGGGCTCCACCTTCAAGATCGTGACGGCGGCGGCGGCCCTGGACGCCCGGGTGGTGAAGGACCCGGACGCGCCCACGGACACCCCGTCGCCGTACGTCCTGCCGAACACCAGGACGGTTCTGCCCAACGAGGCGCGCGGCTGCGAGAAGGCCTCGCTGGCGGATGCGATCCGGGCCTCCTGCAACACGGTGATGGCCCATCTGGGGGTACGGGTCGGGCTGGAGGGGATGGTCGAGACGGCCGGGCACTTCGGCTTCAACGAGACCGGGCTGCGCATCCCGTCCGGGGTGGCGCGGAGCAACTTCGACACCGACATGAGCGAGGACCAGCTCGCGCTCTCCTCGATCGGGCAGTTCAACACGACCGCGACCCCGCTCCAGATGGCGATGGTCGCCGCGGCGGTGGCCAACGGCGGCGACCTGCGGTACCCGTACCTGGTGGACCGGGTGACCGCCGCCGACGGGGACACGGTCCAGCAGCAGGGGCCGCGCTCCTACCAGCGGGCGATGAGCCCCTCCACGGCGGTGCAGCTCCAGCGGATGATGGTCGACGTGGTGGAGAACGGCACCGGGTCGAACGCGGCGATCGACGGGGTCACGGTCGGCGGCAAGACCGGCACCGCCCAGCACGGCGTGGACAACTCCGGCCTCCCGTACGCCTGGTTCATCTCCTGGGCGCAGGCTCCCGACTCCGGCCGCCCGGCCGTCGCGGTGGCCGTGGTGGTGGAGGACGCGGCGGCGGACCGGGCCGACATCAGCGGCGGCGGCAGCGCGGCCCCGATCGCCCGGGCGGTGATGGAGGCGGCGCTGGAGGGGTGA
- a CDS encoding BatC protein, translating into MANPEQDPNQQEGPADGGAAGTPGVHDGGADGGADGGAEGPADGGAAGTPGVHDGGADGGAEGPADGGAAGTPGVHDGGADGGAEGPADGGAAGTPGVHDGGADGGAEGPADGGAAGTPGVHDGGADGGADGGADQSGSRS; encoded by the coding sequence ATGGCCAACCCCGAGCAGGACCCGAACCAGCAGGAAGGCCCCGCGGACGGCGGAGCGGCGGGCACCCCCGGCGTCCATGACGGCGGAGCCGACGGCGGCGCGGACGGCGGGGCCGAAGGCCCCGCGGACGGCGGAGCTGCGGGCACCCCGGGCGTCCACGACGGCGGCGCCGACGGAGGGGCCGAAGGGCCGGCCGACGGCGGAGCGGCGGGTACCCCCGGCGTCCACGACGGCGGCGCGGACGGCGGAGCCGAAGGACCGGCCGACGGCGGAGCGGCCGGCACCCCGGGCGTCCACGACGGCGGCGCGGACGGCGGAGCCGAAGGACCGGCCGACGGCGGAGCGGCCGGCACCCCGGGCGTCCACGACGGCGGCGCCGACGGAGGTGCGGACGGCGGGGCGGACCAGTCCGGCAGCCGCTCTTGA